A stretch of Gossypium hirsutum isolate 1008001.06 chromosome A06, Gossypium_hirsutum_v2.1, whole genome shotgun sequence DNA encodes these proteins:
- the LOC107895772 gene encoding uncharacterized protein: MFMGIVATGDKAWAPSSGTLRSDIFEDVNNEIPEENEEENVRNDVRILNDVHISNDVQIDGNGQKRKNPEISSSHFKTGRKKSSKQIGGAARLSSQIEKLCNAADNMSQATSSLTPVMDPYGIPQAVKVLDSISEEVPEASLLYFFALRLLLNKDKRIMFLSINPKIRALWLKTEMEDS; encoded by the coding sequence ATGTTCATGGGGATAGTTGCAACAGGTGATAAAGCATGGGCACCTTCTTCTGGTACACTCCGTAGTGATATTTTTGAAGATGTTAACAATGAAAtacctgaagagaatgaagaagaaaatgtgaGAAATGATGTTCGCATTTTAAATGatgttcacatttcaaatgatgTTCAAATTGATGGAAACGGTCAAAAAAGGAAAAACCCTGAGATATCAAGTTCACATTTTAAAACTGGAAGAAAGAAATCCTCAAAGCAAATTGGAGGGGCTGCAAGATTGTCTagtcaaatagaaaaattatgcaaTGCAGCTGACAATATGAGTCAAGCCACATCTAGTTTGACTCCTGTTATGGATCCATATGGTATTCCACAAGCAGTCAAAGTGCTCGACAGCATTTCGGAAGAAGTTCCAGAAGCTAGTCTGCTATACTTTTTCGCACTTAGATTATTGCTCAATAAGGACAAGCgaattatgtttttatcaattaatcccaAGATTAGAGCTTTGTGGCTTAAGACGGAAATGGAGGATAGCTGA